Genomic segment of Thermodesulfobacteriota bacterium:
GGAGTGCGTGCTGACGTTCTCCGCGTTGCCGTGAAGGAAGAGGATCGTCCCGCGCGGCGCCTCCGCGCGCGGGCACATCAGCCACCCGTGGAGAGGGACCCTGTCTTCGGACGCGAACCGGATATCGCGATACGGGATGTTGTCCTGCGCGGGATTCCAGACCAGCTTCCGTTCCGGATAGAAGAAGGCGGAGCCGCATCCGGCGGCGGGAAGCAGCAGCCCGGAAAGCGCGAGGAGCGCGAGGATACGGAAGGAAGCGGGCATCGGTATGCTCCGGTCGGATTTCTCCGATTCTGCCATATCCTCCGATTCGCGGGATAAAATAGAAAACGGGATCTTCGGCGACCAACGAGGCGATATGGGAATCCGGAAGGCAGTCGACAACACCCTGCGGGAATCGGGCATCCCTTCCGTCGGCAGTTTGCCCTGGGGCAGCCATTTCTGCCAGTTCTACCGGACGAAAAAAGACCTTGTGGACGTACTCGTCCCGTTTTTCATCGCGGGGCTCGAAAACAACGAGTCCTGCGTCTGGGTGACCCCCGGCATCCTCCGGGAGGAGGTCGCCGGAAAAGCGATGGAAATGGCATCCCGTCAGTTCCACGCCTCCGCCGCTACCGGGCAGATGGAGATCGTTCCCCTCGGACGGTGGATGGCACAGGACGGAGGATCCTCAGGGGCGATCCTTTCGCGGCTCGACAAGGCCATCGCCGACGGCTTCGACGGCCTCCGGATCGCCTGCGCCTCCATCCCGGGCAAGGCCGGCAAGGAAGGTTGCGCCTGCTGTACCCCGGGCGATCTCGACGCGATCCGCGGGAACAAGGTGATCGCGGCGTTTTCCTGTCCGAAGGGCTCGTTCGACGCGCCGGGAATCATGGAGGTGGTCAAGACCCACCGCTTCGCCCTGGTCTGGAACGCGGGCAAGTGGGATGTCATCGAGAGCTCGGATGCGCGTACCGTAAAGGACTACCTGAAGCGGAGCGAGGAGAAGCTCAAGACCCTTTTTCAGAGCATGCTGGAAGGATTCGCCTACCACCGGATCGTGCTGGGCGCCGGGGGAAGGCCCGCCGATTACATCTTCCTCGAGGTGAACGACGCCTTCGAACGGCTGCTCGGGATCAAGGCGGAGGACATCGTCGGCAAGCGGGTAACCGCCGCATTCCCGGGGATCGAGAAGGACCCGGCGGATTGGATCGGGAAATACGGTGCGGTCGCGTTGACCGGCAAGCCGATGCAGTTCGAGAGTTATTCGCAGCCCCTGGGCCGCTGGTACACGGTCTCCGCCTTCAGCGACCACCGGGGGTTCTTCGCCACCACGTTCAGCGACATCACCGAGCGCAAGCTGGCGGAAGAGACGTCGGGACGCAGCCTTCGGCGCTTCGAGATCCTGGCCGACACGGCGGGCGAACTGCTTCGGTCCCGTGAGCCGCGGACAGCCGTCGAGTCGGTCTGCAGGAAGGTGATGGACCACCTTGAATGCGATGTCTTTTTCAACTTCCTCGCGGACGGGAAGGCCGGGAAGCTGCGCCTGAACGCCTGCGCGGGCATCCCGGAAGAGGAAGCGATGCGCATCGAGGGGGCCGCCCCCGATGATCGCACCGGCCTCGCGATATCGTACGGCGTGAAGGCATACGCGCGGTACCCGCTCCTGGGCGCGGGCGGGAAGGCCTTCGGTACCCTCTCCTTCGGGGCCCGCGGGAGGGAAACGTTCGGCGACGAGGAGCTGTCGCTGATGAAGGCGGTGACGGACCATGTGGCGATCGCGATGACCCGCATCCGGAACGAGGAGGCGCTCATGGCTTCGCTGGCGGACAAGGATCTCCTCATGCGGGAACTCGCCCACCGGACGAAGAACAACATGCAGGTCATCGGCAGCCTTCTGACGCTGCAGGCCGCCGCGTTGCCGGAAAAGGGCTTCACGGCCGCCCTGTCGGACACCCAGGACCGGATCCGGGCGATGGCGCTCGTCCATGAAAATCTGTACCGCTCCGGAAGCGTGGCCTCCCTGAACATCAAGGATTACGTGGACGACCTGGTGAATTCCCTCCTGTACGCCCACCGGAGGCTCGATGCGTCCGTCCGCGCGGTCCTCGACGTCGACGATCTCTTCCTGTCCATCGACGAGGCCCTTCCCTGCGGCCTGATCATCAACGAGCTGGTCTCGAATTCGCTTAAGCACGCATTTCCGGCCCGGGGATCCGGGGAAATCTCCATTATGCTCCGGCGGGCCGGAGACCGGGTGGAGCTTCGGTACCGGGACGACGGCCCGGGGCTGCCCCGGGACCTTGACCTGACCCGGGTCAAGACGCTCGGATTGAAACTGGTTTACAATCTCTCCGTGCGACAGCTCCGGGGAACGCTGGACGTGCGCCGCGAGCCGGCGGAGGAAATCGTTATCCGGTTCGCCGGATCCAACCTGACGGGGAGAAACCGGCCATGACCCGAAGTGTGCTGATCGTCGAGGACGAAGTCATCAACGGGATGGCGCTGGCCGACCAGATCCCCTGCTGGGGCTGCCGCGTGGTGGACCTGGTGACGAGCGGAGAAGATGCCATCCGGCTCGCCGAGGAGCACAGGCCCGACATCGTCCTCATGGACATCAACATTCACGGATCGATCGACGGCCTGGACGCCGCCCGCGACATCATCGGGCGCCTGGGGATTCCGGTCGTCTTCATGACCGGCTACAGCGACAAGGAGACGGTCCGGAAGGCCGAAGCCCTCG
This window contains:
- a CDS encoding histidine kinase dimerization/phosphoacceptor domain -containing protein, which codes for MGIRKAVDNTLRESGIPSVGSLPWGSHFCQFYRTKKDLVDVLVPFFIAGLENNESCVWVTPGILREEVAGKAMEMASRQFHASAATGQMEIVPLGRWMAQDGGSSGAILSRLDKAIADGFDGLRIACASIPGKAGKEGCACCTPGDLDAIRGNKVIAAFSCPKGSFDAPGIMEVVKTHRFALVWNAGKWDVIESSDARTVKDYLKRSEEKLKTLFQSMLEGFAYHRIVLGAGGRPADYIFLEVNDAFERLLGIKAEDIVGKRVTAAFPGIEKDPADWIGKYGAVALTGKPMQFESYSQPLGRWYTVSAFSDHRGFFATTFSDITERKLAEETSGRSLRRFEILADTAGELLRSREPRTAVESVCRKVMDHLECDVFFNFLADGKAGKLRLNACAGIPEEEAMRIEGAAPDDRTGLAISYGVKAYARYPLLGAGGKAFGTLSFGARGRETFGDEELSLMKAVTDHVAIAMTRIRNEEALMASLADKDLLMRELAHRTKNNMQVIGSLLTLQAAALPEKGFTAALSDTQDRIRAMALVHENLYRSGSVASLNIKDYVDDLVNSLLYAHRRLDASVRAVLDVDDLFLSIDEALPCGLIINELVSNSLKHAFPARGSGEISIMLRRAGDRVELRYRDDGPGLPRDLDLTRVKTLGLKLVYNLSVRQLRGTLDVRREPAEEIVIRFAGSNLTGRNRP
- a CDS encoding response regulator produces the protein MTRSVLIVEDEVINGMALADQIPCWGCRVVDLVTSGEDAIRLAEEHRPDIVLMDINIHGSIDGLDAARDIIGRLGIPVVFMTGYSDKETVRKAEALGPAGFLVKPLDPAQLKAILLGT